A region of Myxococcus stipitatus DSM 14675 DNA encodes the following proteins:
- a CDS encoding efflux RND transporter permease subunit → MGEKRWSERFEGAMGQLAARSHRRPVQALVVAVVLTLLGAYFARNLTLSADFVGLLPKAFPSVQDIEKLRKRFGGQGNVVVVGMGAEPEALKRFADDMAPKLAMLSEIRYVNFQRPRAFFDEHSLYYVDLEDLKTIQGRIDARITWEKEQANPLFVRLDESAPPSVDFSDIEQKYTGRANQRLSGQGDLYYLDPAEGMVVLMAKPRGSAADLSYSKKVVTQVEDFLAQQDLSKYGPGFKTAVTGTFKKKIDQQRVIVGDLARASTLAMVLLLVYLAFHFRSALSVGFTMLPVVAGLGWTYGFVGLAYGQVNLLTGFLAAVLGGLGVEHGIHLLGRYGTLRSEGMNSEAAVHESFRHTGFSALIAALVAALTFLSLAMSEFRAFREFGIIAAVGMLVSIFSYLLILPALLGLASRFGWSPRVHQSSSGPMALLGRWLPRSYRGVAVGVGVAVVALISQSYRISFNYDSRTLEDYKQASAVLDQKVNDILGYSQTPVVVLTDSREMEREVVRQLEARKTARGKDSTIDFVGALEDLVPRQQTEKKAVLEAIHAKLGKLDPERLPEDTRAVLTRALNMSKAQPFTQEDLPTSVRHQFESLDGSTGGVVLVYAGGGVSLSDGEGTRRFSKEVRGLQMPDGSQVSAAGEALILADILDMVSREGPRILAAAVLSVLGAMWLTLGRLRTALICMVPTLLSVAGLVGLMALLDLQFNYLNIMVLPVLVGTTVDAGVHLVQRLGEPGADFISVYAETGRAITGGLLTSAIGFVALVLAKHPGLNSIGDLANLGFGLNLIIVLLGFPALLLLVERWRRKHGAASDEPAQEA, encoded by the coding sequence ATGGGTGAGAAGCGTTGGTCGGAGCGGTTCGAGGGGGCGATGGGCCAACTCGCCGCGCGGAGCCATCGGCGTCCGGTGCAGGCGCTGGTGGTGGCGGTGGTGCTGACGCTGCTCGGGGCTTACTTCGCGAGGAACCTGACGCTCAGCGCGGACTTCGTGGGCCTGCTGCCCAAGGCGTTCCCCAGCGTCCAGGACATCGAGAAGCTGCGCAAGCGCTTCGGCGGACAGGGCAACGTCGTGGTGGTGGGCATGGGCGCGGAGCCCGAGGCGCTCAAGCGCTTCGCGGACGACATGGCGCCGAAGCTCGCGATGCTGTCGGAGATCCGCTACGTCAACTTCCAGCGCCCGCGCGCCTTCTTCGACGAGCACTCGCTCTATTACGTCGACCTGGAGGACCTGAAGACCATCCAGGGCCGCATCGACGCGCGCATCACCTGGGAGAAGGAGCAGGCCAACCCGCTCTTCGTGCGGCTGGATGAGAGCGCGCCGCCGTCGGTGGACTTCTCCGACATCGAGCAGAAGTACACCGGCCGCGCCAACCAGCGCCTGTCGGGGCAGGGCGACCTGTACTACCTGGACCCCGCGGAGGGTATGGTGGTGCTGATGGCGAAGCCTCGGGGCAGCGCCGCAGACCTGAGCTACTCCAAGAAGGTCGTCACGCAGGTGGAGGACTTCCTGGCGCAGCAGGACCTGTCGAAGTACGGGCCCGGCTTCAAGACGGCGGTGACGGGGACCTTCAAGAAGAAGATCGACCAGCAGCGCGTCATCGTCGGCGACCTGGCGCGGGCGTCCACGCTGGCCATGGTGCTGTTGCTCGTCTACCTGGCCTTCCACTTCCGCAGCGCGCTGTCGGTGGGCTTCACCATGCTGCCGGTGGTCGCGGGCCTGGGGTGGACGTATGGCTTCGTGGGGCTGGCGTACGGGCAGGTGAACCTGCTCACGGGCTTCCTCGCGGCGGTGCTGGGCGGCCTGGGCGTGGAGCACGGCATCCACTTGCTGGGGCGGTACGGCACGCTGCGCTCGGAGGGGATGAACTCCGAGGCCGCCGTGCATGAGTCCTTCCGCCACACGGGCTTCTCCGCGCTCATCGCGGCGCTGGTGGCGGCGCTCACGTTCCTGAGCCTCGCCATGTCGGAGTTCAGGGCGTTCCGCGAGTTCGGCATCATCGCGGCGGTGGGCATGCTGGTGAGCATCTTCTCGTACCTGCTCATCCTTCCCGCGCTCCTGGGGTTGGCGTCGCGCTTCGGCTGGTCGCCTCGGGTGCACCAGTCGAGCTCCGGGCCCATGGCGCTGTTGGGGCGGTGGTTGCCGCGCTCCTACCGAGGCGTCGCGGTGGGCGTGGGCGTGGCGGTGGTGGCGCTCATCTCGCAGTCGTACCGCATCTCGTTCAACTACGACTCGCGCACGCTGGAGGACTACAAGCAGGCGTCGGCCGTGCTGGACCAGAAGGTCAACGACATCCTGGGCTACTCGCAGACGCCCGTGGTGGTGTTGACGGACTCGCGCGAGATGGAGCGCGAGGTGGTGCGCCAGTTGGAGGCGCGCAAGACGGCGCGAGGCAAGGACTCCACCATCGACTTCGTGGGCGCGCTGGAGGACCTGGTTCCCCGGCAGCAGACGGAGAAGAAGGCGGTGCTGGAGGCGATTCACGCGAAGCTGGGCAAGCTGGACCCGGAGCGGCTGCCGGAGGACACGCGCGCCGTGCTGACGCGGGCGCTGAACATGTCCAAGGCGCAGCCCTTCACGCAGGAGGACCTGCCCACCAGCGTGCGCCACCAGTTCGAGAGCCTGGATGGGAGCACGGGCGGCGTGGTGCTGGTGTACGCGGGCGGCGGCGTGAGCCTGTCGGACGGTGAGGGCACGCGGCGCTTCTCCAAGGAGGTGCGCGGGCTGCAGATGCCGGACGGCAGTCAGGTGTCCGCGGCGGGCGAGGCGCTCATCCTGGCGGACATCCTGGACATGGTGTCTCGCGAGGGACCGCGCATCCTGGCGGCGGCGGTGCTGAGCGTGCTGGGTGCGATGTGGCTGACGCTGGGCCGGCTGCGCACGGCGCTCATCTGCATGGTGCCGACGCTGCTGTCGGTGGCGGGGCTCGTGGGATTGATGGCGCTGTTGGATTTGCAATTCAACTACCTGAACATCATGGTGCTGCCGGTGCTCGTGGGCACCACGGTGGACGCGGGTGTGCACCTGGTGCAGCGGTTGGGTGAGCCGGGCGCGGACTTCATCTCCGTGTATGCGGAGACGGGCCGGGCGATTACGGGGGGCCTGCTGACGAGCGCCATCGGCTTCGTGGCGCTGGTGCTGGCGAAGCACCCGGGGCTCAACTCCATCGGCGACCTGGCGAACCTGGGGTTCGGGTTGAATCTCATCATCGTGCTGCTGGGCTTCCCGGCGCTGCTGCTGCTGGTGGAGCGCTGGCGCCGCAAGCACGGGGCCGCGTCGGACGAGCCCGCACAAGAGGCGTGA
- the tnpA gene encoding IS66 family insertion sequence element accessory protein TnpA produces MTQNEFSAQRGLRLSTLSSWVHRLRRRRARKAQAVRLLPVEVASIAQESLVLLEVVLASGARLRFPRGPMSTTWPGSSPPWAGEACSRFPRPCAWYWPPRRWTCASRLKASWRW; encoded by the coding sequence CTGACGCAGAATGAGTTCTCCGCGCAGAGAGGGCTGAGGTTGAGCACGCTGTCGTCGTGGGTGCACCGGCTCCGACGCCGGCGCGCTCGGAAGGCCCAGGCGGTGCGCCTGCTGCCGGTGGAAGTGGCGTCCATCGCGCAGGAGAGTCTCGTGCTGCTCGAGGTGGTGCTGGCCAGCGGAGCCAGGCTGCGGTTCCCGCGGGGGCCGATGTCGACTACGTGGCCCGGCTCGTCACCGCCTTGGGCAGGTGAGGCGTGTTCACGCTTCCCGCGTCCGTGCGCGTGGTACTGGCCACCGAGGCGGTGGACATGCGCAAGTCGATTGAAGGCCTCATGGCGCTGGTGA
- the tnpB gene encoding IS66 family insertion sequence element accessory protein TnpB (TnpB, as the term is used for proteins encoded by IS66 family insertion elements, is considered an accessory protein, since TnpC, encoded by a neighboring gene, is a DDE family transposase.), with protein sequence MFTLPASVRVVLATEAVDMRKSIEGLMALVKSGRGEDVYSGHLFAFVSRRGDRIKVLTWSRGGLVLLYKRMETGRFRLPKVDADASAVHLDAARVRVLVPALACQQGAAHGVLFHRTQSFGTLECKAQRSICARNPEPLILPSPFIEPRGNKPGTNSRH encoded by the coding sequence GTGTTCACGCTTCCCGCGTCCGTGCGCGTGGTACTGGCCACCGAGGCGGTGGACATGCGCAAGTCGATTGAAGGCCTCATGGCGCTGGTGAAGTCCGGTCGGGGCGAGGACGTCTACTCCGGCCACCTCTTCGCCTTCGTCTCGAGGAGAGGCGACCGCATCAAGGTACTGACGTGGAGTCGGGGCGGCCTCGTGTTGCTGTACAAGCGGATGGAGACAGGCCGCTTCCGGCTACCGAAGGTGGACGCCGACGCGAGCGCGGTGCACCTGGATGCCGCCCGGGTGCGTGTCCTCGTTCCAGCCCTAGCCTGCCAACAGGGAGCTGCACATGGGGTGCTCTTCCACCGGACTCAGTCTTTCGGCACCTTGGAATGCAAGGCGCAAAGAAGCATCTGCGCCCGCAATCCAGAGCCCTTAATCCTCCCGAGTCCATTCATTGAGCCCAGAGGCAACAAGCCGGGCACGAACAGCCGCCACTGA
- a CDS encoding DUF3349 domain-containing protein translates to MSVPAHLASTVSLIDRAYPEGVPEADYLPLLSVLYPYMADENLVEVISLLMGRDRDVVMNDVYTAGAAVGLHPDSVAAVRARLVASGLNEWTRED, encoded by the coding sequence ATGAGTGTTCCTGCTCATCTTGCGAGTACCGTGAGCTTGATCGACAGGGCCTATCCGGAAGGTGTTCCGGAGGCTGACTATTTGCCGCTTCTGTCCGTGTTGTATCCATACATGGCGGACGAGAACCTCGTGGAGGTCATCAGCTTGCTCATGGGACGCGACCGTGACGTCGTGATGAACGATGTCTATACGGCAGGTGCCGCTGTCGGGCTGCATCCTGACTCAGTGGCGGCTGTTCGTGCCCGGCTTGTTGCCTCTGGGCTCAATGAATGGACTCGGGAGGATTAA
- a CDS encoding DUF1308 domain-containing protein, with the protein MGRAMVMTETAATEFQSMIRVAGPEEAERTKRFLGRVSVVPHNPSARSMGLNVTKGVGVNDIRTFGTGNAMGTPTMTSDAKFLRGAPAQEVDFGAFAHAPVPLRGP; encoded by the coding sequence ATGGGTCGGGCCATGGTGATGACAGAGACCGCAGCCACTGAGTTCCAGTCGATGATTCGAGTGGCCGGCCCGGAGGAGGCGGAGCGCACCAAGCGATTCTTGGGGCGAGTATCCGTCGTCCCCCATAATCCTTCGGCGCGTTCGATGGGCCTCAATGTGACAAAGGGCGTTGGTGTGAATGATATTCGCACTTTTGGGACTGGGAATGCGATGGGAACTCCGACGATGACAAGTGACGCAAAGTTCCTTCGCGGTGCTCCGGCACAAGAAGTTGATTTTGGTGCTTTCGCTCATGCGCCTGTTCCGCTGCGGGGGCCCTGA
- a CDS encoding protein-tyrosine phosphatase family protein: protein MNVSLLRDVHHVPGVRGWVRKQVLRSVARCVEWTTKLPGRGLNVSRVNDWLHVGGAVPPSRYAELKARGITHVIDLRAERVDDAKALAALGIELLNLPVTDRYPPTVEQLMQGVEWALPRLAKGGHLYAHCEHGVGRGPLMGLAVMVARGWEATGAYREVRQARWQCTLNDRQLGGLADFVSAWSARSPGQAA, encoded by the coding sequence GTGAACGTCTCGCTGTTGCGGGACGTTCACCATGTCCCGGGGGTGCGCGGCTGGGTGCGCAAGCAGGTGCTGCGCTCGGTGGCGCGCTGCGTGGAGTGGACCACGAAGCTGCCGGGGCGCGGCCTCAACGTGTCGCGCGTGAATGACTGGCTGCACGTGGGCGGCGCGGTGCCTCCGTCGCGCTACGCGGAGCTGAAGGCCCGGGGCATCACCCACGTGATTGATTTGCGCGCCGAGCGCGTGGACGACGCGAAGGCCCTGGCCGCGCTGGGCATCGAGCTGTTGAACCTCCCGGTGACGGACCGATATCCACCGACGGTCGAGCAGCTCATGCAGGGCGTCGAGTGGGCGCTGCCTCGCCTGGCGAAGGGTGGGCACCTCTACGCCCACTGCGAGCACGGCGTGGGGCGCGGCCCGTTGATGGGCCTGGCGGTGATGGTGGCGCGAGGCTGGGAGGCCACGGGGGCGTACCGCGAGGTGCGCCAGGCTCGGTGGCAGTGCACGCTGAACGACCGGCAGCTCGGCGGACTCGCGGACTTCGTCTCCGCGTGGTCAGCGCGAAGCCCAGGGCAGGCGGCGTAG
- a CDS encoding GtrA family protein, translating to MLENLVAWLTGNLSPSARIWTALAPAILACAYFLGGLLIFCIRCAFKGVPRDEETLKRGSTVLVGFFLRHYFFWVIQPLWALILRSGLPANALSMLSGLLGISSGVAVAAGRFALGGWLFLAAGILDVMDGRIARTRKEANPAGAALDSVLDRYVDSAMLMGLAWYYRDTWVLLPALGALLGSSLVPYVRAKGEGLGVSVRDGAMQRLERVLFLGVGTALSPILEAVFWPEEKHPMHWLAVVGLVFVAIMSNLTAISRFRNLVKALAPKRQEARSEKAIVGLNAAAGAIATAVDFALVLALVEWMNLLPAWATVLGALLGAVVNYSINRVLTFRSTAAVGRQMVRYAVVSGTSALLNAGGVALLTLHPQLAYTLGWWLVRGVVYFAWNLPLQRDYVFNDTTPNNDTLLEQRPHAA from the coding sequence GTGCTTGAGAACCTGGTCGCCTGGCTGACCGGAAACCTGTCTCCGTCGGCCCGCATCTGGACCGCGCTGGCCCCGGCCATCCTCGCCTGTGCCTACTTCCTGGGCGGGCTGCTCATCTTCTGTATCCGCTGTGCCTTCAAGGGCGTGCCGCGCGACGAGGAGACCCTCAAGCGCGGCAGCACGGTGCTGGTGGGCTTCTTCCTCCGGCACTACTTCTTCTGGGTCATCCAGCCCTTGTGGGCGCTGATTCTGCGCTCGGGGCTGCCGGCCAACGCGCTGTCCATGTTGTCGGGCCTGCTGGGCATCTCCTCCGGTGTGGCGGTGGCCGCGGGGCGCTTCGCGCTGGGCGGCTGGTTGTTCCTCGCCGCGGGCATCCTGGACGTCATGGACGGCCGCATCGCCCGCACGCGCAAGGAAGCCAACCCCGCAGGCGCGGCGCTGGACTCGGTGCTGGACCGGTACGTGGACTCGGCGATGTTGATGGGCCTGGCCTGGTACTACCGGGACACGTGGGTGCTCCTGCCCGCGCTGGGCGCGCTGCTGGGCTCGTCGCTGGTGCCGTATGTCCGCGCGAAGGGCGAGGGCCTGGGCGTCAGCGTCCGCGACGGCGCCATGCAGCGGCTGGAGCGGGTGCTCTTCCTGGGCGTGGGCACGGCGCTCTCCCCCATCCTCGAGGCCGTCTTCTGGCCCGAGGAGAAGCACCCCATGCACTGGCTGGCGGTGGTGGGCCTGGTCTTCGTGGCCATCATGAGCAACCTCACGGCCATCTCCCGCTTCCGGAATCTCGTGAAGGCGCTGGCGCCCAAGCGGCAGGAGGCGCGCTCGGAGAAGGCGATTGTCGGCCTCAACGCGGCGGCGGGTGCCATCGCCACGGCGGTGGACTTCGCGCTGGTGCTCGCGCTGGTGGAGTGGATGAACCTCCTGCCCGCATGGGCCACGGTGCTGGGCGCGCTGCTCGGCGCGGTGGTGAACTACTCCATCAACCGGGTGCTCACCTTCCGCAGCACCGCCGCGGTGGGACGGCAGATGGTGCGCTACGCGGTGGTGAGCGGCACCAGCGCGCTCCTGAACGCGGGCGGCGTGGCGCTGCTCACGTTGCATCCGCAACTGGCCTACACGTTGGGATGGTGGCTGGTGCGCGGGGTGGTGTACTTCGCCTGGAACCTGCCGCTCCAGCGCGACTACGTGTTCAACGACACGACGCCGAACAACGACACGCTGCTGGAGCAGCGCCCCCATGCGGCGTGA
- a CDS encoding phosphatase PAP2 family protein has product MTSRSRDNTPAFTWFVTFMGAGHLMLVLATGRLRWEHVVADALLVGVAWAGPRTRRFLLGGFPLWLTGMLLDSQGLWLSLRGEIHTGDLWARERLWFPAPGGVNWPEWWSTRSHPALDLLCGFAYAAYLYEVFVVAIFFFVKKDDRFQRLCWAFLAVNALGVVVYMLYPAAPPWYILQYGPGPANLAALPSPAGTARFDALLGISYFAGFYSRNPNVFGAMPSLHAAYPFMVMLFVWRNGTAWRVVTGTFALLVAFSAVYLTHHYILDVLAGLMAALAAYLAVELAFARARRSAPLPAVSIPLTPGGDTRA; this is encoded by the coding sequence ATGACCTCCCGCTCGCGCGATAACACGCCGGCCTTCACGTGGTTCGTCACCTTCATGGGGGCGGGCCACTTGATGCTGGTGCTGGCCACCGGTCGGCTGCGGTGGGAGCACGTCGTGGCGGACGCGCTGCTCGTGGGGGTGGCCTGGGCGGGCCCCCGCACGCGGCGCTTCCTGCTCGGCGGCTTCCCCTTGTGGCTGACCGGTATGCTGCTGGACAGCCAAGGGCTCTGGCTGTCGCTCCGGGGCGAAATCCACACCGGAGACCTCTGGGCGCGCGAGCGCCTCTGGTTCCCGGCCCCCGGGGGTGTCAACTGGCCCGAATGGTGGAGCACGCGCTCGCACCCCGCGTTGGACCTGCTGTGCGGCTTTGCCTATGCCGCCTACCTTTACGAAGTCTTTGTCGTGGCCATCTTCTTCTTCGTGAAGAAGGACGACCGCTTCCAACGCCTGTGCTGGGCCTTCCTCGCGGTGAACGCGCTGGGCGTCGTCGTCTACATGCTCTATCCGGCCGCGCCGCCCTGGTACATCCTCCAGTACGGCCCGGGCCCGGCGAACCTGGCCGCGCTGCCCAGTCCCGCGGGCACCGCGCGCTTCGATGCACTGTTGGGCATCAGCTACTTCGCGGGCTTCTACTCACGCAATCCCAACGTCTTCGGGGCCATGCCGTCGCTGCACGCGGCCTACCCCTTCATGGTGATGCTCTTCGTGTGGCGCAACGGCACCGCCTGGCGCGTCGTCACCGGGACGTTCGCGCTGCTCGTGGCCTTTTCCGCCGTCTACCTGACGCACCACTACATCCTGGACGTGCTCGCGGGCCTGATGGCCGCGCTTGCCGCCTACCTGGCGGTGGAGCTCGCCTTCGCGAGGGCTCGCAGGAGCGCACCGCTGCCTGCTGTGTCCATACCGCTGACTCCTGGAGGGGACACCCGTGCTTGA
- a CDS encoding inositol-3-phosphate synthase: protein MENKKSVSKPEGKLAVLVPGLGAVSTTLMAGVELARQGKGAPIGSLTQMGTARLGKRTEGRTVKLGELVPLANLTDVVFGAWDIISEDAYQVAVRSGVLHDKHLEAVKPFLQGIKPKPGVHDAEFVRRIEANHTKATKTHRESIEALRQDIRDFKKELNAKRAVMVVCSSVETFRPLPEAFKTLAAFEKALDENSTDINPTALYTYAALKEGVPFANATPNASVDTPALQELAKLEGVPVAGRDLKSGQTMMKTVIAPALKARMLGLDGWFSTNILGNRDGEVLDDPAAFKAKEVTKSSVLDTILQPDVYPELYSKYSHKVSIHYYPPRGDAKEGWDNIDITGWLGYPMQIKVNFLCRDSILAAPLVLDIALFLDLAKRLEWRGIQEWMSFYFKSPMAMPGLPVEHDLFIQLTKLKNTLRVVAGEEPITHLGLDYYGDDLPLAR from the coding sequence ATGGAGAACAAGAAGTCGGTCTCGAAGCCCGAGGGCAAGCTGGCGGTGCTGGTGCCGGGGCTCGGCGCGGTGTCCACGACGCTGATGGCGGGCGTGGAGCTTGCGCGGCAGGGCAAGGGCGCCCCCATCGGCTCCCTGACGCAGATGGGCACGGCGCGGCTGGGCAAGCGCACCGAGGGGCGCACCGTGAAGCTCGGTGAGCTGGTTCCCCTGGCGAACCTGACGGACGTCGTCTTCGGCGCCTGGGACATCATCAGCGAGGACGCGTACCAGGTCGCGGTGCGCTCCGGCGTGCTCCACGACAAGCACCTGGAGGCGGTGAAGCCCTTCCTCCAGGGCATCAAGCCCAAGCCGGGCGTGCACGACGCGGAGTTCGTCCGCCGCATCGAGGCCAACCACACCAAGGCCACCAAGACGCACCGCGAGAGCATCGAGGCGCTGCGCCAGGACATCCGCGACTTCAAGAAGGAGCTCAACGCCAAGCGCGCGGTGATGGTCGTGTGCAGCAGCGTGGAGACCTTCCGTCCCTTGCCGGAGGCGTTCAAGACGCTGGCCGCCTTCGAGAAGGCGCTGGACGAGAACAGCACGGACATCAACCCCACCGCGCTCTACACCTACGCGGCCCTGAAGGAGGGCGTGCCCTTCGCCAACGCCACCCCCAACGCCAGCGTGGACACGCCGGCGCTGCAGGAGCTGGCGAAGCTGGAGGGCGTGCCCGTCGCCGGTCGCGACCTGAAGAGCGGCCAGACGATGATGAAGACGGTCATCGCCCCCGCCCTGAAGGCCCGCATGCTGGGTCTGGACGGCTGGTTCTCCACCAACATCCTGGGCAACCGGGACGGTGAAGTGCTGGACGACCCCGCGGCCTTCAAGGCCAAGGAAGTCACCAAGTCGAGCGTGCTGGACACCATCCTGCAGCCGGACGTCTACCCCGAGCTGTACAGCAAGTACTCCCACAAGGTGTCCATCCACTACTACCCGCCCCGCGGCGACGCGAAGGAGGGTTGGGACAACATCGACATCACCGGGTGGCTGGGCTACCCGATGCAGATCAAGGTCAACTTCCTCTGCCGCGACTCCATCCTGGCCGCGCCGCTGGTGCTGGACATCGCGCTGTTCCTGGACCTGGCCAAGCGGCTGGAGTGGCGAGGCATCCAGGAGTGGATGTCCTTCTACTTCAAGAGCCCCATGGCGATGCCGGGCCTCCCCGTGGAGCATGACCTGTTCATCCAGCTCACCAAGCTGAAGAACACGTTGCGCGTCGTGGCGGGCGAGGAGCCCATCACCCACCTCGGACTCGACTACTACGGGGATGACCTCCCGCTCGCGCGATAA
- a CDS encoding pyridoxamine 5'-phosphate oxidase family protein, with the protein MRPQTPEQATRDAIEHLSTLIHGIKVAMMTTVDADGSLHSRPMWTQDHDFDGDLWFFTRVRSHKVEELEEDHHVNISFADPARERYVSVSGRCQLEKDPRRMRDMWSPALEAWFPQGLDDPELALLRVSVQRAEYWDTPTLGASGPDSSASNLTFS; encoded by the coding sequence ATGAGACCCCAGACACCCGAGCAAGCCACCCGCGACGCCATCGAGCACCTGAGCACCCTCATCCACGGCATCAAGGTCGCGATGATGACCACCGTGGACGCCGACGGAAGCCTGCACAGCAGGCCCATGTGGACCCAGGACCATGACTTCGACGGGGACCTCTGGTTCTTCACCCGCGTCCGCTCCCACAAGGTGGAGGAGCTGGAGGAGGACCACCACGTCAACATCTCCTTCGCCGACCCCGCCCGCGAGCGCTACGTCTCCGTCAGCGGCCGCTGCCAGCTCGAGAAGGACCCCCGGCGCATGCGCGACATGTGGAGCCCCGCCCTGGAGGCGTGGTTCCCCCAGGGCCTGGATGATCCAGAGCTCGCCCTGCTGCGCGTGAGCGTCCAGCGCGCGGAGTACTGGGACACCCCCACCCTGGGCGCCTCCGGCCCCGACTCGAGCGCCTCCAATCTCACATTCTCGTGA